One stretch of Sebastes umbrosus isolate fSebUmb1 chromosome 5, fSebUmb1.pri, whole genome shotgun sequence DNA includes these proteins:
- the LOC119488331 gene encoding ephrin type-B receptor 3-like isoform X5 yields MTMDYFLLLCSLLLPMVFAVEETLMDTKWATTELAWTAHPETGWEEVSGYDDAMNPIRTYQVCNVRELNQNNWLRSDFIPRKDVLRVYVEMKFTVRDCNSIPNIPGSCKETFNLFYYESDSDSATATSPFWMENPYVKVDTIAPDESFSMLETGRVNTKVRSFGPLSKAGFYLAFQDLGACMSLISVRVFYKKCSTTIANFAVFPETATGAEATSLVIAPGTCVPNALEVSVPLKLYCNGDGEWMVPVGACTCSSGFEPAMKETQCQACSPGTFKSKQGDDFCLPCPANSRATSGAASVCACRNGYYRSDTDSPDAPCTTVPSSPRSVISSVNETSLVLEWSDPRDLGGREDIFYNVICKKCLPERGMCSRCDDNVDISPRHLGLTQRRVAVRNLQAHTQYSFEIQAVNGVSNKSPYTPQFSSVNITTNQAAPSAVPTVHLMAATASTMSLSWLPPEKPNGIILDYEIKYHEKVSGNDQGEAIAHTMTAQRSNARIEGLKPGTPYVVQVRARTVAGYGRYSSPADFSTNLQSDPPKSWQEQLPLIVGSATATLVFIIAVVVIAIVCLRKQRNGSESEYTEKLQQYKSPIVTPGMKVYIDPFTYEDPNEAVREFAKEIDVSCVKIEEVIGAGEFGEVCRGRLKLPGRREIIVAIKTLKVGYTDRQRRDFLSEASIMGQFDHPNIIRLEGVVTKSRPVMIVTEFMENGALDSFLRLNDGQFTVIQLVGMLRGIAAGMKYLSDMNYVHRDLAARNILVNSNLVCKVSDFGLSRFLEDDPTDPTYTSSLYFMLTYSFAYPQGGKIPIRWTAPEAIAYRKFTSASDVWSYGIVMWEVMSYGERPYWDMSNQDVINAVEQDYRLPPPMDCPTALHQLMLDCWVKERNLRPKFTQIVATLDKLIRNAASLKVVTNSAQSSGVSQPLLDRCVPDYTTFTTVGDWLDAIKMSRYRDNFVNAGFASFDLVAQMTAEDLLRIGVTLAGHQKKILGSIQDMRLQMNQTLPVQV; encoded by the exons AGACGCTGATGGACACGAAGTGGGCCACGACAGAATTAGCCTGGACTGCGCACCCTGAGACCGGG TGGGAAGAGGTGAGTGGCTACGACGACGCCATGAACCCCATCCGGACGTACCAAGTCTGCAATGTACGAGAGCTCAACCAGAATAACTGGCTACGCAGTGACTTCATCCCACGGAAGGATGTGCTGCGTGTATACGTGGAGATGAAATTCACGGTGCGCGACTGCAACAGCATTCCCAACATCCCAGGTTCCTGCAAGGAGACCTTCAACCTCTTCTACTACGAGTCGGACTCAGACTCGGCCACAGCCACCAGCCCTTTCTGGATGGAGAACCCTTATGTGAAGGTGGACACTATCGCCCCAGATGAGAGCTTTTCCATGCTCGAGACCGGGCGGGTAAACACAAAAGTTCGAAGTTTCGGGCCGCTGTCCAAAGCAGGGTTCTACTTGGCCTTCCAGGATCTCGGCGCTTGCATGTCGCTCATCTCGGTGAGGGTCTTTTACAAGAAGTGCTCCACCACCATCGCCAACTTTGCTGTTTTCCCAGAGACGGCGACTGGGGCCGAGGCAACCTCCTTGGTCATTGCGCCGGGGACTTGCGTCCCCAACGCACTGGAGGTGTCCGTGCCGTTGAAGCTCTATTGCAACGGAGATGGCGAGTGGATGGTTCCCGTAGGAGCCTGCACCTGTTCGTCTGGCTTTGAACCAGCCATGAAGGAGACCCAGTGTCAAG CTTGCAGCCCTGGCACCTTCAAGTCCAAACAGGGAGACGACTTCTGCTTGCCCTGTCCAGCCAACAGCCGTGCCACCTCAGGAGCAGCCAGCGTTTGCGCCTGTCGAAACGGTTACTACCGCTCAGACACCGATTCTCCCGATGCCCCCTGTACCA CTGTCCCTTCTTCACCGCGCAGTGTCATCTCCAGTGTGAACGAAACCTCGCTGGTGCTGGAGTGGAGCGACCCGCGTGACTTGGGCGGCCGTGAAGACATCTTCTACAACGTCATCTGTAAGAAGTGCCTACCCGAGCGGGGAATGTGCTCGCGATGTGATGACAATGTCGACATCTCGCCGCGCCACCTGGGCCTGACCCAACGCCGCGTGGCCGTCCGTAACCTACAAGCCCACACGCAGTACAGCTTCGAGATCCAGGCGGTCAACGGCGTTTCTAACAAGAGCCCCTACACGCCTCAGTTCTCTTCAGTGAATATCACCACAAATCAGGCCG CTCCGTCTGCAGTGCCCACGGTTCACCTGATGGCGGCCACAGCGAGCACCATGAGCCTGTCCTGGCTGCCTCCAGAGAAACCCAACGGAATCATTCTGGATTATGAGATTAAGTACCATGAGAAGGTAAGCGGCAAT GATCAGGGTGAGGCCATCGCCCATACCATGACCGCCCAACGAAGCAACGCCCGCATTGAAGGTCTCAAGCCTGGTACGCCTTACGTGGTGCAGGTCCGCGCCAGAACAGTGGCCGGTTACGGCCGTTACAGCAGCCCAGCCGACTTCAGCACCAACCTGCAAT CCGACCCTCCAAAGTCATGGCAGGAGCAGCTGCCACTCATTGTGGGATCAGCCACCGCCACCTTGGTCTTCATCATTGCAGTTGTGGTCATCGCTATCGTCTGCCTCAG AAAGCAGAGAAACGGTTCAGAGTCGGAGTACACAGAGAAACTGCAGCAGTACA AATCCCCTATAGTAACGCCGGGAATGAAAGTCTACATCGACCCCTTCACCTACGAGGACCCCAACGAGGCCGTGCGCGAGTTCGCCAAGGAGATCGACGTCTCCTGCGTGAAGATCGAGGAGGTCATCGGCGCAG GAGAGTTTGGCGAGGTGTGCCGCGGTCGCCTCAAGCTGCCTGGGCGCCGGGAGATCATCGTAGCCATCAAGACTCTCAAGGTGGGCTACACTGACCGCCAGAGGCGAGACTTCCTGTCTGAGGCTTCCATCATGGGCCAGTTCGACCACCCCAACATTATCCGACTGGAAGGTGTGGTCACCAAGAGTCGGCCGGTGATGATCGTGACCGAGTTCATGGAGAACGGAGCGCTGGACTCATTCTTAAGG CTCAATGACGGGCAGTTCACAGTGATCCAGCTGGTTGGCATGCTGCGTGGTATCGCAGCAGGCATGAAGTACCTGTCAGACATGAACTACGTGCACAGAGACCTGGCCGCCCGTAACATCCTGGTCAACAGTAATCTGGTGTGTAAGGTGTCTGACTTCGGTCTATCTCGTTTCCTCGAGGACGACCCTACGGACCCCACCTACACCAGCTCCCTG TATTTCATGCTCACCTACTCATTCGCATATCCACAGGGGGGCAAGATCCCCATTCGCTGGACGGCTCCCGAGGCGATTGCCTACAGGAAGTTCACCTCGGCCAGCGATGTGTGGAGCTACGGCATCGTCATGTGGGAAGTGATGTCGTACGGCGAGCGGCCGTACTGGGACATGAGCAATCAAGAT GTGATAAATGCCGTGGAGCAGGACTATCGACTGCCCCCACCCATGGACTGCCCCACAGCGCTGCACCAGCTCATGTTAGACTGCTGGGTGAAAGAGAGGAACCTGCGACCCAAATTCACCCAGATTGTGGCCACGCTAGATAAGCTTATCCGCAACGCCGCTAGCCTCAAGGTGGTCACCAACAGCGCACAGTCCTCTGG GGTATCCCAGCCCTTGCTTGACCGTTGTGTGCCAGACTATACCACTTTCACCACTGTGGGGGACTGGCTGGACGCCATCAAGATGAGCCGCTACCGTGACAACTTCGTCAACGCCGGATTTGCTTCCTTTGACCTGGTGGCCcagatgacagcaga GGACTTGCTGCGGATAGGGGTAACGTTGGCCGGCCATCAGAAGAAGATCCTCGGTAGCATTCAGGACATGAGACTACAGATGAACCAAACACTTCCTGTCCAGGTGTGA
- the LOC119488331 gene encoding ephrin type-B receptor 3-like isoform X7 has protein sequence MTMDYFLLLCSLLLPMVFAVEETLMDTKWATTELAWTAHPETGWEEVSGYDDAMNPIRTYQVCNVRELNQNNWLRSDFIPRKDVLRVYVEMKFTVRDCNSIPNIPGSCKETFNLFYYESDSDSATATSPFWMENPYVKVDTIAPDESFSMLETGRVNTKVRSFGPLSKAGFYLAFQDLGACMSLISVRVFYKKCSTTIANFAVFPETATGAEATSLVIAPGTCVPNALEVSVPLKLYCNGDGEWMVPVGACTCSSGFEPAMKETQCQACSPGTFKSKQGDDFCLPCPANSRATSGAASVCACRNGYYRSDTDSPDAPCTTVPSSPRSVISSVNETSLVLEWSDPRDLGGREDIFYNVICKKCLPERGMCSRCDDNVDISPRHLGLTQRRVAVRNLQAHTQYSFEIQAVNGVSNKSPYTPQFSSVNITTNQAAPSAVPTVHLMAATASTMSLSWLPPEKPNGIILDYEIKYHEKVSGNDQGEAIAHTMTAQRSNARIEGLKPGTPYVVQVRARTVAGYGRYSSPADFSTNLQSDPPKSWQEQLPLIVGSATATLVFIIAVVVIAIVCLRKQRNGSESEYTEKLQQYKSPIVTPGMKVYIDPFTYEDPNEAVREFAKEIDVSCVKIEEVIGAGEFGEVCRGRLKLPGRREIIVAIKTLKVGYTDRQRRDFLSEASIMGQFDHPNIIRLEGVVTKSRPVMIVTEFMENGALDSFLRLNDGQFTVIQLVGMLRGIAAGMKYLSDMNYVHRDLAARNILVNSNLVCKVSDFGLSRFLEDDPTDPTYTSSLGGKIPIRWTAPEAIAYRKFTSASDVWSYGIVMWEVMSYGERPYWDMSNQDVINAVEQDYRLPPPMDCPTALHQLMLDCWVKERNLRPKFTQIVATLDKLIRNAASLKVVTNSAQSSGVSQPLLDRCVPDYTTFTTVGDWLDAIKMSRYRDNFVNAGFASFDLVAQMTAEDLLRIGVTLAGHQKKILGSIQDMRLQMNQTLPVQV, from the exons AGACGCTGATGGACACGAAGTGGGCCACGACAGAATTAGCCTGGACTGCGCACCCTGAGACCGGG TGGGAAGAGGTGAGTGGCTACGACGACGCCATGAACCCCATCCGGACGTACCAAGTCTGCAATGTACGAGAGCTCAACCAGAATAACTGGCTACGCAGTGACTTCATCCCACGGAAGGATGTGCTGCGTGTATACGTGGAGATGAAATTCACGGTGCGCGACTGCAACAGCATTCCCAACATCCCAGGTTCCTGCAAGGAGACCTTCAACCTCTTCTACTACGAGTCGGACTCAGACTCGGCCACAGCCACCAGCCCTTTCTGGATGGAGAACCCTTATGTGAAGGTGGACACTATCGCCCCAGATGAGAGCTTTTCCATGCTCGAGACCGGGCGGGTAAACACAAAAGTTCGAAGTTTCGGGCCGCTGTCCAAAGCAGGGTTCTACTTGGCCTTCCAGGATCTCGGCGCTTGCATGTCGCTCATCTCGGTGAGGGTCTTTTACAAGAAGTGCTCCACCACCATCGCCAACTTTGCTGTTTTCCCAGAGACGGCGACTGGGGCCGAGGCAACCTCCTTGGTCATTGCGCCGGGGACTTGCGTCCCCAACGCACTGGAGGTGTCCGTGCCGTTGAAGCTCTATTGCAACGGAGATGGCGAGTGGATGGTTCCCGTAGGAGCCTGCACCTGTTCGTCTGGCTTTGAACCAGCCATGAAGGAGACCCAGTGTCAAG CTTGCAGCCCTGGCACCTTCAAGTCCAAACAGGGAGACGACTTCTGCTTGCCCTGTCCAGCCAACAGCCGTGCCACCTCAGGAGCAGCCAGCGTTTGCGCCTGTCGAAACGGTTACTACCGCTCAGACACCGATTCTCCCGATGCCCCCTGTACCA CTGTCCCTTCTTCACCGCGCAGTGTCATCTCCAGTGTGAACGAAACCTCGCTGGTGCTGGAGTGGAGCGACCCGCGTGACTTGGGCGGCCGTGAAGACATCTTCTACAACGTCATCTGTAAGAAGTGCCTACCCGAGCGGGGAATGTGCTCGCGATGTGATGACAATGTCGACATCTCGCCGCGCCACCTGGGCCTGACCCAACGCCGCGTGGCCGTCCGTAACCTACAAGCCCACACGCAGTACAGCTTCGAGATCCAGGCGGTCAACGGCGTTTCTAACAAGAGCCCCTACACGCCTCAGTTCTCTTCAGTGAATATCACCACAAATCAGGCCG CTCCGTCTGCAGTGCCCACGGTTCACCTGATGGCGGCCACAGCGAGCACCATGAGCCTGTCCTGGCTGCCTCCAGAGAAACCCAACGGAATCATTCTGGATTATGAGATTAAGTACCATGAGAAGGTAAGCGGCAAT GATCAGGGTGAGGCCATCGCCCATACCATGACCGCCCAACGAAGCAACGCCCGCATTGAAGGTCTCAAGCCTGGTACGCCTTACGTGGTGCAGGTCCGCGCCAGAACAGTGGCCGGTTACGGCCGTTACAGCAGCCCAGCCGACTTCAGCACCAACCTGCAAT CCGACCCTCCAAAGTCATGGCAGGAGCAGCTGCCACTCATTGTGGGATCAGCCACCGCCACCTTGGTCTTCATCATTGCAGTTGTGGTCATCGCTATCGTCTGCCTCAG AAAGCAGAGAAACGGTTCAGAGTCGGAGTACACAGAGAAACTGCAGCAGTACA AATCCCCTATAGTAACGCCGGGAATGAAAGTCTACATCGACCCCTTCACCTACGAGGACCCCAACGAGGCCGTGCGCGAGTTCGCCAAGGAGATCGACGTCTCCTGCGTGAAGATCGAGGAGGTCATCGGCGCAG GAGAGTTTGGCGAGGTGTGCCGCGGTCGCCTCAAGCTGCCTGGGCGCCGGGAGATCATCGTAGCCATCAAGACTCTCAAGGTGGGCTACACTGACCGCCAGAGGCGAGACTTCCTGTCTGAGGCTTCCATCATGGGCCAGTTCGACCACCCCAACATTATCCGACTGGAAGGTGTGGTCACCAAGAGTCGGCCGGTGATGATCGTGACCGAGTTCATGGAGAACGGAGCGCTGGACTCATTCTTAAGG CTCAATGACGGGCAGTTCACAGTGATCCAGCTGGTTGGCATGCTGCGTGGTATCGCAGCAGGCATGAAGTACCTGTCAGACATGAACTACGTGCACAGAGACCTGGCCGCCCGTAACATCCTGGTCAACAGTAATCTGGTGTGTAAGGTGTCTGACTTCGGTCTATCTCGTTTCCTCGAGGACGACCCTACGGACCCCACCTACACCAGCTCCCTG GGGGGCAAGATCCCCATTCGCTGGACGGCTCCCGAGGCGATTGCCTACAGGAAGTTCACCTCGGCCAGCGATGTGTGGAGCTACGGCATCGTCATGTGGGAAGTGATGTCGTACGGCGAGCGGCCGTACTGGGACATGAGCAATCAAGAT GTGATAAATGCCGTGGAGCAGGACTATCGACTGCCCCCACCCATGGACTGCCCCACAGCGCTGCACCAGCTCATGTTAGACTGCTGGGTGAAAGAGAGGAACCTGCGACCCAAATTCACCCAGATTGTGGCCACGCTAGATAAGCTTATCCGCAACGCCGCTAGCCTCAAGGTGGTCACCAACAGCGCACAGTCCTCTGG GGTATCCCAGCCCTTGCTTGACCGTTGTGTGCCAGACTATACCACTTTCACCACTGTGGGGGACTGGCTGGACGCCATCAAGATGAGCCGCTACCGTGACAACTTCGTCAACGCCGGATTTGCTTCCTTTGACCTGGTGGCCcagatgacagcaga GGACTTGCTGCGGATAGGGGTAACGTTGGCCGGCCATCAGAAGAAGATCCTCGGTAGCATTCAGGACATGAGACTACAGATGAACCAAACACTTCCTGTCCAGGTGTGA
- the LOC119488331 gene encoding ephrin type-B receptor 3-like isoform X1 — protein sequence MTMDYFLLLCSLLLPMVFAVEETLMDTKWATTELAWTAHPETGWEEVSGYDDAMNPIRTYQVCNVRELNQNNWLRSDFIPRKDVLRVYVEMKFTVRDCNSIPNIPGSCKETFNLFYYESDSDSATATSPFWMENPYVKVDTIAPDESFSMLETGRVNTKVRSFGPLSKAGFYLAFQDLGACMSLISVRVFYKKCSTTIANFAVFPETATGAEATSLVIAPGTCVPNALEVSVPLKLYCNGDGEWMVPVGACTCSSGFEPAMKETQCQACSPGTFKSKQGDDFCLPCPANSRATSGAASVCACRNGYYRSDTDSPDAPCTTVPSSPRSVISSVNETSLVLEWSDPRDLGGREDIFYNVICKKCLPERGMCSRCDDNVDISPRHLGLTQRRVAVRNLQAHTQYSFEIQAVNGVSNKSPYTPQFSSVNITTNQAAPSAVPTVHLMAATASTMSLSWLPPEKPNGIILDYEIKYHEKVSGNDQGEAIAHTMTAQRSNARIEGLKPGTPYVVQVRARTVAGYGRYSSPADFSTNLQSDPPKSWQEQLPLIVGSATATLVFIIAVVVIAIVCLRKQRNGSESEYTEKLQQYKSPIVTPGMKVYIDPFTYEDPNEAVREFAKEIDVSCVKIEEVIGAGNPPKLLSYRGKTASHLQAIPLEDFTPSGEFGEVCRGRLKLPGRREIIVAIKTLKVGYTDRQRRDFLSEASIMGQFDHPNIIRLEGVVTKSRPVMIVTEFMENGALDSFLRLNDGQFTVIQLVGMLRGIAAGMKYLSDMNYVHRDLAARNILVNSNLVCKVSDFGLSRFLEDDPTDPTYTSSLYFMLTYSFAYPQGGKIPIRWTAPEAIAYRKFTSASDVWSYGIVMWEVMSYGERPYWDMSNQDVINAVEQDYRLPPPMDCPTALHQLMLDCWVKERNLRPKFTQIVATLDKLIRNAASLKVVTNSAQSSGVSQPLLDRCVPDYTTFTTVGDWLDAIKMSRYRDNFVNAGFASFDLVAQMTAEDLLRIGVTLAGHQKKILGSIQDMRLQMNQTLPVQV from the exons AGACGCTGATGGACACGAAGTGGGCCACGACAGAATTAGCCTGGACTGCGCACCCTGAGACCGGG TGGGAAGAGGTGAGTGGCTACGACGACGCCATGAACCCCATCCGGACGTACCAAGTCTGCAATGTACGAGAGCTCAACCAGAATAACTGGCTACGCAGTGACTTCATCCCACGGAAGGATGTGCTGCGTGTATACGTGGAGATGAAATTCACGGTGCGCGACTGCAACAGCATTCCCAACATCCCAGGTTCCTGCAAGGAGACCTTCAACCTCTTCTACTACGAGTCGGACTCAGACTCGGCCACAGCCACCAGCCCTTTCTGGATGGAGAACCCTTATGTGAAGGTGGACACTATCGCCCCAGATGAGAGCTTTTCCATGCTCGAGACCGGGCGGGTAAACACAAAAGTTCGAAGTTTCGGGCCGCTGTCCAAAGCAGGGTTCTACTTGGCCTTCCAGGATCTCGGCGCTTGCATGTCGCTCATCTCGGTGAGGGTCTTTTACAAGAAGTGCTCCACCACCATCGCCAACTTTGCTGTTTTCCCAGAGACGGCGACTGGGGCCGAGGCAACCTCCTTGGTCATTGCGCCGGGGACTTGCGTCCCCAACGCACTGGAGGTGTCCGTGCCGTTGAAGCTCTATTGCAACGGAGATGGCGAGTGGATGGTTCCCGTAGGAGCCTGCACCTGTTCGTCTGGCTTTGAACCAGCCATGAAGGAGACCCAGTGTCAAG CTTGCAGCCCTGGCACCTTCAAGTCCAAACAGGGAGACGACTTCTGCTTGCCCTGTCCAGCCAACAGCCGTGCCACCTCAGGAGCAGCCAGCGTTTGCGCCTGTCGAAACGGTTACTACCGCTCAGACACCGATTCTCCCGATGCCCCCTGTACCA CTGTCCCTTCTTCACCGCGCAGTGTCATCTCCAGTGTGAACGAAACCTCGCTGGTGCTGGAGTGGAGCGACCCGCGTGACTTGGGCGGCCGTGAAGACATCTTCTACAACGTCATCTGTAAGAAGTGCCTACCCGAGCGGGGAATGTGCTCGCGATGTGATGACAATGTCGACATCTCGCCGCGCCACCTGGGCCTGACCCAACGCCGCGTGGCCGTCCGTAACCTACAAGCCCACACGCAGTACAGCTTCGAGATCCAGGCGGTCAACGGCGTTTCTAACAAGAGCCCCTACACGCCTCAGTTCTCTTCAGTGAATATCACCACAAATCAGGCCG CTCCGTCTGCAGTGCCCACGGTTCACCTGATGGCGGCCACAGCGAGCACCATGAGCCTGTCCTGGCTGCCTCCAGAGAAACCCAACGGAATCATTCTGGATTATGAGATTAAGTACCATGAGAAGGTAAGCGGCAAT GATCAGGGTGAGGCCATCGCCCATACCATGACCGCCCAACGAAGCAACGCCCGCATTGAAGGTCTCAAGCCTGGTACGCCTTACGTGGTGCAGGTCCGCGCCAGAACAGTGGCCGGTTACGGCCGTTACAGCAGCCCAGCCGACTTCAGCACCAACCTGCAAT CCGACCCTCCAAAGTCATGGCAGGAGCAGCTGCCACTCATTGTGGGATCAGCCACCGCCACCTTGGTCTTCATCATTGCAGTTGTGGTCATCGCTATCGTCTGCCTCAG AAAGCAGAGAAACGGTTCAGAGTCGGAGTACACAGAGAAACTGCAGCAGTACA AATCCCCTATAGTAACGCCGGGAATGAAAGTCTACATCGACCCCTTCACCTACGAGGACCCCAACGAGGCCGTGCGCGAGTTCGCCAAGGAGATCGACGTCTCCTGCGTGAAGATCGAGGAGGTCATCGGCGCAGGTAACCCACCAAAGCTCCTGAGCTACAGGGGGAAGACTGCTAGTCACCTCCAGGCCATACCGTTAGAGGACTTCACACCAAGCG GAGAGTTTGGCGAGGTGTGCCGCGGTCGCCTCAAGCTGCCTGGGCGCCGGGAGATCATCGTAGCCATCAAGACTCTCAAGGTGGGCTACACTGACCGCCAGAGGCGAGACTTCCTGTCTGAGGCTTCCATCATGGGCCAGTTCGACCACCCCAACATTATCCGACTGGAAGGTGTGGTCACCAAGAGTCGGCCGGTGATGATCGTGACCGAGTTCATGGAGAACGGAGCGCTGGACTCATTCTTAAGG CTCAATGACGGGCAGTTCACAGTGATCCAGCTGGTTGGCATGCTGCGTGGTATCGCAGCAGGCATGAAGTACCTGTCAGACATGAACTACGTGCACAGAGACCTGGCCGCCCGTAACATCCTGGTCAACAGTAATCTGGTGTGTAAGGTGTCTGACTTCGGTCTATCTCGTTTCCTCGAGGACGACCCTACGGACCCCACCTACACCAGCTCCCTG TATTTCATGCTCACCTACTCATTCGCATATCCACAGGGGGGCAAGATCCCCATTCGCTGGACGGCTCCCGAGGCGATTGCCTACAGGAAGTTCACCTCGGCCAGCGATGTGTGGAGCTACGGCATCGTCATGTGGGAAGTGATGTCGTACGGCGAGCGGCCGTACTGGGACATGAGCAATCAAGAT GTGATAAATGCCGTGGAGCAGGACTATCGACTGCCCCCACCCATGGACTGCCCCACAGCGCTGCACCAGCTCATGTTAGACTGCTGGGTGAAAGAGAGGAACCTGCGACCCAAATTCACCCAGATTGTGGCCACGCTAGATAAGCTTATCCGCAACGCCGCTAGCCTCAAGGTGGTCACCAACAGCGCACAGTCCTCTGG GGTATCCCAGCCCTTGCTTGACCGTTGTGTGCCAGACTATACCACTTTCACCACTGTGGGGGACTGGCTGGACGCCATCAAGATGAGCCGCTACCGTGACAACTTCGTCAACGCCGGATTTGCTTCCTTTGACCTGGTGGCCcagatgacagcaga GGACTTGCTGCGGATAGGGGTAACGTTGGCCGGCCATCAGAAGAAGATCCTCGGTAGCATTCAGGACATGAGACTACAGATGAACCAAACACTTCCTGTCCAGGTGTGA